Proteins encoded in a region of the Aptenodytes patagonicus chromosome Z, bAptPat1.pri.cur, whole genome shotgun sequence genome:
- the SLC45A2 gene encoding membrane-associated transporter protein encodes MTLTKESFHGALPPASEVTKADMDSTREKEEALLQSVTTSGAVVPRKRVVGRLVMHSMAMFGREFCYAVEAAFVTPVLLSVGLPKNLYSLVWLISPILGFVLQPVVGSASDHCTCSWGRRRPYILGLGIIMLLGMALYLNGDVMISAFIGERDNRRTWAIVITMLGVVLFDFAADFIDGPIKAYLFDVCSHQDKEKGLHYHALFTGLGGALGYLTGAMDWGQTVLGYSLASEFQVIFFFAALVFLVCLTVHLRSIPEVPLRYKNEETKILLEVTESYKYSSIEEEIKNGYLKSTCTEIKAAAKPGKCAVMSHTEDQRRMTLKSLLKTLLSMPSHYRYLCVSHLFGWMAFLSNMLFFTDFMGQVVYQGSPYAPHNSTLYLTYKTGVEVGCWGLCINAISSSAYSYLQKILLPYIGLKGLYFIGYLLFGLGTGLIGLFPNVYSTLALCSLFGVMSSTLYTVPFHLIAEYHREEESLKLQDGEQAGEHGRGKGIDCAALTCMVQLAQIILGVGLGLLVSVAGSAVTVISASTVALIGCCFVAFCVRYVE; translated from the exons ATGACCTTAACAAAAGAGAGTTTCCACGGGGCTCTTCCACCCGCTTCTGAGGTGACCAAGGCTGACATGGACAGCaccagagagaaggaggaggctctGCTGCAGTCTGTGACGACATCTGGAGCAGTGGTGCCAAGGAAGCGAGTGGTGGGAAGGCTGGTCATGCACAGCATGGCGATGTTCGGCCGGGAGTTCTGCTATGCCGTGGAGGCCGCCTTTGTCACGCCGGTACTGCTCAGTGTAGGGCTGCCCAAGAACCTCTACAGCCTGGTGTGGCTCATCAGCCCTATCCTGGGCTTCGTGCTGCAGCCCGTGGTAGGTTCAGCCAGTGATCACTGCACCTGTAGCTGGGGCAGGAGGCGACCTTACATTCTGGGTCTGGGCATCATAATGCTGTTAGGCATGGCTTTGTACCTCAATGGGGACGTGATGATCTCAG cttTCATCGGTGAGAGAGACAATCGGCGGACATGGGCAATAGTCATTACCATGCTGGGAGTAGTGCTTTTTGATTTTGCAGCTGATTTTATTGATGGTCCCATCAAAGCATATTTATTTGATGTCTGCTCTCATCAGGATAAAGAGAAGGGTCTGCATTACCACGCTCTCTTTACAG GTTTGGGAGGAGCCCTGGGCTACCTGACAGGTGCTATGGATTGGGGTCAAACTGTACTAGGATATTCCTTGGCATCGGAGTTCCAGGTGATTTTCTTCTTCGCAGCCTTGGTTTTCCTAGTCTGTCTTACCGTACATCTGCGCAGTATTCCTGAAGTTCCACTCAGATACAAAAATGAAGAGACAAAGATCTTGTTGGAAGTGACTGAATCCTATAAATATAGCTCCATAGAGGAGGAAATCAAGAATGGCTACTTAAAATCAACATGTACTGAAATAAAGGCTGCAGCTAAACCAGGGAAATGCGCTGTTATGTCACATACAGAG GATCAAAGGCGGATGACCCTTAAATCACTCTTGAAGACCCTTTTAAGCATGCCATCCCACTATCGCTATCTGTGTGTGAGCCACCTCTTTGGATGGATGGCTTTCCTGTCCAACATGCTCTTCTTCACGGATTTCATGGGACAG GTTGTATACCAGGGTAGTCCTTATGCACCTCATAACTCCACACTTTACCTCACTTACAAAACAGGAGTAGAGGTGGGATGCTGGGGGCTGTGCATCAATGCAATTTCTTCATCAGCCTATTCTT ACCTGCAGAAAATCCTTCTGCCGTACATAGGATTAAAGGGACTTTATTTCATTGGATACCTACTTTTTGGATTGGGTACTGGATTAATTGGCTTGTTTCCTAATGTCTATTCCACTCTGGCTCTATGTTCCCTCTTTGGTGTCATGTCCAGCACACTGTACACAGTGCCATTCCACCTCATTGCAGAGTATCACAGGGAAGAAGAG AGCCTGAAGCTGCAGGATGGGGAACAAGCTGGTGAGCACGGGCGAGGGAAGGGCATTGACTGTGCTGCTCTCACCTGCATGGTCCAGCTGGCCCAGATCATTCTCGGTGTGGGCCTGGGGCTCTTGGTTAGTGTTGCTGGCAGTGCCGTCACTGTGATTTCGGCATCTACAGTGGCACTGATCGGCTGctgctttgttgctttttgtGTTCGATATGTGGAGTAG